agagagtcgGGTCCTAAGCTATGTTTGGCTTATActgtatgtaaatccagcactggtgccaatacagtggtacctgaggttaagaacgcttcaggttacaagctccgctaacccggaagtagctgctgctCGTTGCAAACTTCGCCCTAGGATgcgaacggaaatcatgtgccagAGGCGCGCgcgtgcagcgggaggccccattagcaaaagcacgcctcaggttaagaatggacctccggaacgaattaagttcgtaaccagaggtaccactgtacagtgcaatCCTGAAATTCTCATCTTCCCTTACAGGaaatgctagctggggctgatgggagtcagagacttcaatatctagagggcacctCAAGAGCTTTTTATCAGGCATTTTCATCTGCACGTTGTGCGTTGAACGGTGGTTCTGAATAAGTATTTGAAAGGTGCATACAATGCAATCTCATGCAAAAAAATTTAAGGGAGATTATCTAAATTCAGGCAATTAATCgtatgaagctgccttacaccattagatcattagtccatctagatcagtatgtAGTGACAACAGCTCAAGATTTTATAAATGACCTAGAAGATTGAGCATATTCCTTCAGTTTCAACTGCCAACTAGCAAGCTTAACTAGTAAAATTAGAGATCAAGatgagtttttagaggaggactGGAACATGTTTGCagcttattaaaaaaattattgtaaacatgTTAAAACTTAAGTAGGTTTGGAGTAATAACAGCAGTAAAATACATATAGGAGAATATTATGGAGGAGATAAGTTATAGAATAATTAGAATATGCATCAATATTACAATACTTGGGGAAACCATGGAGTGGTGGAGGGGAAGTCTAATACCAATTGAATGTTAATTGGAAAATgtacaattatttttatttgaaaaaaggataaatttagatagatgatagatagatagatagatagatagatagatagatagatagatatagatagatgatgatagatagatagatagatagatagatagatagatagatagatgacctGCCACCGTCGAACCTTTTTATTAAACCTCTGGCCTTAAACGAAGTATGAGCTCTACCACTTCATGAAGGGTCTTCCCACATACATAGGTAGCTACTACATGTCAAAATCCTCTATTGCACTATAGGATTATTAAGCTTTGACAAACAGGAAAGGAGGAGTGAGATAAAGATTTAGCTGCAATATATGTCTGAAGTTAAATGGTTTTCTTAACTGGTCATCAATACAAGCAAATTTATTGAACACAGCAAGAGCTACTACAAAAGTTGAATAGAAACATCGTATTTAAACATTCATTAAAAGAAATTGCTTACAGCATATCATAGAAGGCACTTTAATAGACATACCTGTATATAAATGCAAAGCTAAATGTTTACCATTAAAGGCACTCCTTTTTATTAAGAAACTTACAAAACTATAGACCCATTTCCCCATAAATCAAAATTATATTAACTACAAAGTCATTCCCAATAGTTatttagtaaataataaaagTTTCAAGTCAAAGTAGCTTAGTTAGGAAAATGGCAAACTGGAGgattttcattttcatatataCAAAACACAAACATACAATGACGTTATAAGAGGCACAAATCAAATGCTCCATGGATAGATAGGGCAATATCCAACAGTGACagccacttgtgcaatgggactttccccctgACCTGTACACTGATGCCCCTCAAAATCTACTCTGGACAATTGGAGAACCTCCTGGAATAGATTGTGCAAGCGTGCAAgcgtgaagaggaagaggagaaagtcCTATCATGTTCACTGCCATGACAATGTGTATCCCCCATAAGTGTCAGTCGTACTATACACACTGAATGACTGTGTAATTTACATTATACCATAGAATGTGCAGCTAGGAATATCTTAAGTAGTGATGCTGCATTTAAGTTAGTATATGTTTAAATTCAGTAGGAGTCTCCTATTCCTAAAGAAGGAGGCTCCTTTTCAAGAATATCTTTAAACCTTTTTAGTTCCAGAAAAGAAAACATCAGTGCTTTATATATGCTGAATTACCACAAAAAAACTACCAGGGCAATCAAAGTGGGCCTTTCCCAACTGACAACAGGAAGATGTGCTTCCTATTAAGATACTAATCAGGTGTGTCCTTTGCAATTTTTATAATTTCTTTACTGTATATTCAAAGATCAGACCTCTGGAGCTAAATATTTTAACACAAAGAAGAGACACTAATAAACATACTTACAAACAGACTTAATACTTTATTCATGCATAACCAATTTTCTACCTACCTTTCACTTGGTACTGTGTATTTTGCACATGTGTTGTGGTACTCAACAGACAAAACATAGATCTGTATTTGACACACATACATGCTATGGGAAGCTGCTATCAAATTGGGCTTCCTATTATGTGGAACTGGCATGTGTGTTCACATCAGTAACATGACCTGTGGTTGCACTTCAGGTTGCACTGTGTATAGTCAATGTATTACAATTGCAAAGACAGGTCAATATTCCCATAGCATTAGAAGTAACTTCACCGGGAAAGCTTTTAGACTTGAAAGACTGATAACATTTACTATGAGCTagtaaatgaaatatatatatacacacaaatatattaAATGACATTGCATGTCGATAACTTAATAACCTGGAACATTGTCACAAACCAAGTCccaccattaaaaaataaaaacttccaCAGAACAATTCAACGTATtaccaaaaaaaaaggaagttgcACAGCAATTGAGATGCTAACACCTAAACAAGCCAGTGCAGTCTGTTATTAACCTTTTCAACCAAATCTTCAAAAAGAATCTTAAGATGCCCAATTACACAGAATGTCAAGTTTTTTAAAGTTTCCAAGTCTGTAACTTATGTCCAGTTTCTGCAGTCATATGAATCCAGCTATAATTAGTGCAGCATAAATCTGCTGAATTTCATTTATCTCCAATTTTATTTTCACAGAAAAGTAACTGTTACCGTTTCCTCAATGACTGAAACAGCAAGTGTAACTGACAAGAACCAGTCAGCCAGTGCTATTGAATTAAGTTATTTCTAAGACTGTTTGGTCTATTAATATTATATATTAAAATGCTAGTTGTTGTCTTTCATCCACTGTTCGATCCACTGTATAATCTGATCTAAGTTGTTCTCCATGTCCTCTGGAATGTTGCTGGGCAACTGATGAACAATGTCTTCCTTATACGATGACATGGCTTCTTCATAAATGATCTGAAAAATTTCACATTGAAGGTTGTCTTGAAGCTTTTTTCCTTTGTAtcctctaaaaaaataaaataagataagacAAAAACACTTGAGATAATTTGGGAGCACATTTTAggttaaaaaacagagacaagaCTATGTACTAACAAGAGGCTTCAATCTAAACCAAATCTGGTACTGCATCTATTTTGTAGCACTGATTTTACCTGCTTTCCAATCTGTTATACAAGACTGAGTTTTCAGTTCGAAGCACAAATACTATATTAAACCAACGTTCAGGAAAGAAGTCACAGCTGTGATAATCAACTATTACACCGCCATCACTCATCTTCTCTTCCAGTTCATCAACTACCTAAAAGAGAATTCATACAAAATAAACTTATAAATGTATTCTTAGtaacaaaataaaacccacaaCTGTGCTAGTTTTTAAATGTAAACGTACCCTGTCTTCATCTAAAATTGGACATCCATATTCTTCATCAAATCCTTCATATAGCTCCCCTGTATAATGAGGAAGCAATGGTAAGAATACAAAAAATGTTTCCAATGGTTTGCTGTCAATTGCTTTTTTAAGATATGTCTCTCAAAAACCTGTGCGCAGCCCAATATTATGGGTTTTTATTCAGAAATAATTTCCATAAGTCCAATGAGGCTTACTGTATGCATTTTAGACGTatgtttaaaagttttttttttaacaagcatGTCTATAAACAGAATTGATTCCCTTTAGCATTATAGCTATGGATAGGATTCATCTAGGCATCCTGTCAGCAGAAACTCTGTGCAAGGACTACTGCTTATGCAATGgagctttctccctctcctcccactgaATGCCTCCCAGAATTGGTTTGGGCAGGAAGGGGCGGGGAGAGTCAGGAGAGAGGTGTGGGGTTGTTCCATATGatgagctgaaatgcttgcatagACAGAATGTTCATAATAGCACAACATTGAACTCTACCACATATATCTAAACTATACCTACTTACCTGTATATAACTTAAATACGAATTCTACATCAACTTTCAAGTGTTAAGTTCTGTAAAATAAAAACTCACCTTCTTTGGCCAAATCACCCACATTAATGTAAGTAAAATCTGTTCTTGCAGCGATCTCTTTGCCTAGGGTAGTTTTCCCAACACCAGGCGTACCTACAAAGCAGCATATGTCATAACAAAACAGTAATCAATAGTAGCAActaaaaacatatacagtggtacctgtacttaattcgttaagtacttaatttgttccggaggtccgttcttaacctgaaactgttcttaacctgaagcaccactttagctaatggggcctcctgctgccgccgcgccgccagagcacaatttctgttcccatcctgaagcaaagttcttaacctgaagcaatatttctgagttagcagagtctgtaatctgaagcatatgtaacccgaggtaccactgtactgtaatcaaCTCCACATGAAAACTGCTACTAAAGGCCCAGACAGGCCTAGTTCAAGGAAGATAGCCAAAgactttccatttaaaaaaatatcctgcaGGCATGTGCATCACACTTTGAACGCTTCTCTATATTAAAAATTGTCTACAATCAGCTTGTATGGCATATGGCAAAGAGCAAGTTTTGTATTTGCATGttatgtaaaacaaacaaacacggagCAGCATTCAAAACAATGTTATAGCCCATTCGATCACATAGTTTGCTTGCATGTTAGCCAAGGCCTCATATTTGAAGTACAAATAGGAGGGTAAAAGTGACATTTACCGAGGCACACAATCAGGTAAAACCCATGAAGCTGCCTCGCACCGAGTCGACCCAAACACACAGCTTTCCAGGATAGGATTTCAGACGGGAATCTTTCTCAGCCTTGTTGTTACTGGTTGCCTTCACCCGAGGACACTAGAAACTGGACCCGGGACCTTATGTTTCTAAAGCACTTGCATGAGATACAAACACAACCCGTTTTGCTCTTACCCGTGAGAAGAATATTTGGTCTCCTCATGTTCGCTTGGGGGACGATCCAAGTGCCTGGAAAGGCGTCACGAAGACACGTGTTCATCCTTCGCGGGGACCTTTCCCAACTCTGCCCGAGTCAGCGCATAATAACAACGTCACAGGGGCCCCCTTTCTTCCGCCCGTCTCCTGGTAAATGGGAAGGCGGCTCTGTGAGGTAAGAATCACGTAtggcatatacatacatacatacatacatacatacatacatacatacatacatacatacatacatacatatgtacgTACATACGTACGTACGTACGTTTCGGCGAGCTTTTGCCTTTTCTCTGGGGCCTGAGGGTGACGCCTTAGCGTTTCGCCATCAGCTGGGCGCCCACATGCGTGGGAAGCCCCCAGCCTGAATGGAGGCAGCCTGAGTCCCAGGAGGAGAAAGGCGCCTCCGGCGGGTATTACGGGACCGCGGCAGGTCTCCCTGGTGATGGAGAAGGGCGAGTAAGGCGCTGCCTGGGCTACAGAAGCGGCGGAGAAGGGTCAGCGCAACGCAGTCGGGCAGAGCCGCTCCGCAAGTCACTCGGCTGGACATCCCTGAAGGAGCGGCGCAGTCCGAAGCATGTCCggtcagaagtaagtcccgctgaGTTCGGCTGGGctgccttcctttccccctgGAAGATCTGCCTCCCTGCCTTGTTGGCCCttattttcccacctggcctgggtggGCGGGTCCCTGACTGaccccagctacaaaagctgctgaacagactcttcgGCTGAGGTAGAGTTTGGAGGTTTCTTTGGTTGCTCGCGCtgtataagttgaataaataataacaatactgatgctgatttttgtatctttatttctaGATCATGTTATGATTCGTGtggaaattgttttaatttggttgtgtactttttgatgtgttttatttatgacttcagttatgtttgtaattatgcaaATCTTGTCATGTCATAAGCCGCCTTGAGTATGGTTTTAACTCAAACACTaccgtgtctgtgtgtgtgtgtgtgtgtgagagagagagagagagagagagtgtactcTTTATATTGCATAGCCTTTGGGGATGGTATGACAACTACTGACATTTGTGACTGGGGATGGTATGACAACAAATTTGTGGCTGAATAGCCAGTTCTGAAGTTTTCGCCTGCTGTATAGATGAAACCTATAGTTGTCTGTGACAGATTACTGAAATCTGCCTACTACTGCCTGATGTACTAGTACCACTATATTTAAAAATCATTGCAGGAATATGTTTCACAGTCATGCTGCTAATTAGTTTCTGAGGTTTTTCTCCACAACCATGAGTTGGTAGAAACAATCCCAACCCCTTTTGCACCAGTCTGGGAAGGGGGTGGATAAAGTGGAAGCCTGTAGGATCTCTGCCAGTGAAATCCAGCGGAAAGACCCAAAAGgccctgtgtgaagaagtggCCTGGCATTCCATACAGACTGGTTGAGCAGTGGCCAGGGTTAGGAATGAACCTTTTCTTGGAAAAACAGCACATTTGGAGGAAAATAGCAGCTGGAGTGTGATTTCTCCCTTCCCTGGGGCTATCCCCTCATTTGCAAGGCAGCCGTAGTTGGATGTTTTGCCTAGTTGGACGTTTTAAAATTCTATTTGTGCAAAGTTTCTTTACATAAATATTTTACACTTTTTTAGGTCATTTAATTTAAAGGGCTGTCAGTCATATGCTTTGGATGGAAACTACAAAGGTTGATGAtgtcaaaaaaatattcaaaaagaaAGATTGCTGCAGTCAATGTGAGTGATTACtttaaaacacagtattaaagATTTTGGATTGTATTATTCTTTAATGCACAGTTGTTATACTCATGTAGAGAAGAATTACTTACTTTATTATCACTTTTCATAACATCAGCCAATGGTAGTTTGGAAATCACGGTTAAATGTTCCAGACCAAGTGTAATTACTGGAAATAAGAACTGTTGAACACACCATGGCTATTAACTTAAGACATACTATTTTCATAATTTCATGCTGATTCCAGACTccctttcttgtacagtggtactaagaactttgcttcaggatgagaacagaaattgggctccggcggcgcggcggcagcgggaggccccattagctaaagtggtgcttcagcttaagaacagtttcaggttaagaacagacctccggaacgaattaagttctttacccgaggtaccactgtattaaaacaaAGTTACTGAATGTTCAATTAGATAGGGCTTAAAAGTTGAAAGGGGGCTTTCCAATAGTATGACAAAGTTGTTGTTATTAAGACCTTGGACTACTCTACTGTAAAACACTAGTTGGTTTAAGAATTAATCATTTCTACCATGCAATAACTTTTGTTTACTTATATTTTGTCAGGTGACTGACTGGGTGGAGCCATCTTTTAGTGATTTCTGTAAGGATACAATTCTGTCATCTGACATTCTTCATAAGAAGCCATCAACAGATACCAAACACAGTCGGAAGAAGAAAGAGTGTTGCTCTCCGATAGAAAGTTGTAAgactgaaagaaaaaaaagaaagccacTTTCTATAGATGAGCAATATAAATATAAACTCTCAAAACAAAACCATAGCCAAAATGAATCTTGGGTGGATAAATACAAACCAAAAACTCAGGTAAAGTTTAAAATtcctttaaaacaacaaataGCTATGTGTGTTGCTGAAGTGGTGTGTCCAAAAGGAAAAATAGATagtgtttcattgttttattaaGTTGATAGAACATAGGTATACTTGGTTAATAGAAAAGTGtaagatatatatatttaaattgtcAGCAAGTGTTTGGAATATTATGCAATAGCAATGGAATATTTTTTGCACTTGTTATTGAGTAATGATATTGACTATGTCTAGATGATCATCTTTCAGCTTAATAAACAGAGATGTGAGCAAGACTTTTGTCCACTTATGATCGTTTCTAGAAATATGTTGGATGTCCTTTGAATGC
This genomic stretch from Podarcis muralis chromosome 11, rPodMur119.hap1.1, whole genome shotgun sequence harbors:
- the AK6 gene encoding adenylate kinase isoenzyme 6, whose amino-acid sequence is MNTCLRDAFPGTWIVPQANMRRPNILLTGTPGVGKTTLGKEIAARTDFTYINVGDLAKEGELYEGFDEEYGCPILDEDRVVDELEEKMSDGGVIVDYHSCDFFPERWFNIVFVLRTENSVLYNRLESRGYKGKKLQDNLQCEIFQIIYEEAMSSYKEDIVHQLPSNIPEDMENNLDQIIQWIEQWMKDNN